A part of Bacteroidia bacterium genomic DNA contains:
- a CDS encoding sugar phosphate isomerase/epimerase family protein: MEHTTKFSKNIICAYLYVISRYGYPPPAEHTLAYLDEMADMGFQSVELEGIRETHIREMYDLRFDIKAKLQERDLYIPYFCVVLPGLGADNAEIRKENLRRFAIGCETAHHIGASGVLDNAPLPPYHFPADIPVVRHYDREVIMAARLGPGLNWKTYWKDLIDTFREACDIAAAFGLSYHLHPCLGVLAATPDAFLYFADAVNRDNLRYNLDTANLFALQENPALALLRLAERIDYIHLSDCREGKMEHLPPGEGNISWDRFFDMIKSTGFNGHFGIDVGGAETAIDDIRNAYITSATWLKDRLI, translated from the coding sequence ATGGAACACACAACAAAATTTTCGAAAAATATCATCTGTGCCTACCTCTATGTCATCAGTCGATACGGTTATCCGCCTCCGGCTGAGCATACCCTGGCTTATCTCGACGAGATGGCCGATATGGGTTTTCAGTCTGTCGAACTGGAAGGGATCAGAGAGACGCACATCCGGGAGATGTATGACCTCCGTTTTGATATTAAAGCAAAATTGCAGGAAAGAGATCTTTACATCCCTTATTTCTGTGTGGTATTGCCGGGACTGGGTGCCGACAATGCCGAAATCCGAAAGGAAAACCTCAGACGGTTTGCGATAGGATGCGAAACGGCGCATCATATCGGTGCTAGCGGCGTGCTGGACAATGCCCCTCTCCCACCCTATCATTTTCCTGCGGATATTCCGGTAGTCAGGCATTATGACCGGGAAGTGATCATGGCGGCCAGATTGGGGCCCGGACTCAACTGGAAAACCTATTGGAAGGATCTCATCGACACATTCAGGGAAGCCTGCGACATAGCTGCAGCCTTTGGGCTTTCTTATCACCTCCACCCTTGTCTGGGGGTATTGGCGGCAACTCCCGATGCCTTTCTTTATTTTGCAGATGCAGTCAACCGCGATAACCTTCGATATAACCTTGATACAGCCAATCTTTTTGCCTTACAGGAAAATCCTGCCCTTGCGCTATTGCGTCTGGCAGAAAGAATAGACTATATTCACCTGTCTGATTGCCGGGAGGGAAAAATGGAGCACCTGCCCCCCGGTGAAGGCAATATTTCCTGGGATCGTTTTTTTGATATGATAAAATCGACAGGATTTAATGGCCACTTTGGCATAGACGTCGGTGGTGCAGAAACAGCAATTGATGATATTAGAAATGCTTATATAACATCTGCAACCTGGCTGAAAGACCGATTGATTTAA
- a CDS encoding divalent metal cation transporter, giving the protein MKKIALFFASIAPGIFLIGYNIGTGSITTMAASGAAYGMSMTWPLLLSCVFTYILIVTFGRFTAITGLTALHAFRIHFGSGVSLLVLASLLISEWVSCMGVMAIVVEVVKEWSRPLTRTGEGFSPLIMAAIFIGVLYYIFWQGKHRFFERVLAFFVAIMGLSFVMTMFMVIPDPVEIMRGMVPEIPRTSEKMLIMAGMVGTTMGGVLYVVRSILVQEKGWTAKDLKLERRDAGISAGLMFFLSAAVMAAAAGTLFPQGLKIDNAMDMVNLMEPLAGRFAVSVFVAGIVCAGLSSLFPNALLAPWLLADFEGKPRDMKSTRSRILVLFGFSLGLVVPLFGGRPVYLMIVSQAGTIIATPLILILMQILLNKKSIMGEYTASPAKNLTLGLIGIFTLLMAVAGATGLWEDIQKLFQS; this is encoded by the coding sequence ATGAAAAAAATCGCACTTTTCTTCGCGTCTATAGCGCCGGGCATATTCCTGATTGGCTACAATATTGGGACGGGAAGCATCACCACAATGGCCGCTTCCGGCGCTGCTTATGGAATGTCCATGACCTGGCCGCTGTTACTTTCCTGCGTGTTTACCTATATATTGATTGTTACCTTTGGAAGGTTTACGGCCATTACAGGCCTCACGGCGCTTCATGCATTCAGAATTCATTTTGGCTCCGGGGTGTCGCTCCTTGTGCTGGCATCTTTGCTGATCAGCGAATGGGTTTCCTGCATGGGAGTCATGGCGATCGTTGTAGAAGTAGTAAAAGAATGGTCGCGCCCCTTGACCCGTACGGGCGAAGGATTCTCCCCATTAATCATGGCGGCGATATTTATTGGGGTGTTGTATTATATTTTCTGGCAGGGAAAACATCGCTTTTTTGAACGTGTGCTCGCTTTTTTTGTCGCAATCATGGGGCTGAGTTTTGTCATGACGATGTTTATGGTTATCCCTGACCCTGTAGAAATTATGCGCGGCATGGTCCCTGAAATTCCCCGCACTTCTGAGAAAATGCTGATCATGGCGGGAATGGTCGGAACAACGATGGGAGGCGTTCTTTATGTAGTACGGTCTATTTTAGTTCAGGAAAAAGGATGGACCGCCAAAGACTTGAAACTAGAGAGAAGAGATGCGGGTATTTCTGCAGGGTTGATGTTTTTTCTGAGTGCGGCAGTGATGGCGGCTGCTGCCGGAACGCTTTTCCCGCAAGGTCTGAAAATCGATAACGCCATGGATATGGTGAACCTGATGGAACCATTGGCGGGGAGATTTGCGGTTTCAGTTTTTGTAGCCGGAATTGTCTGTGCGGGGCTTTCCTCCTTATTTCCCAATGCACTGCTGGCGCCATGGTTATTGGCTGACTTTGAGGGAAAACCTCGCGATATGAAGTCAACGCGATCCAGAATTTTGGTTTTATTTGGTTTCTCACTCGGGCTTGTTGTTCCGTTATTTGGCGGAAGGCCTGTCTACCTGATGATTGTATCTCAGGCAGGTACGATCATCGCCACACCGCTGATTTTAATTCTGATGCAGATTTTGCTCAATAAAAAATCAATTATGGGAGAATATACCGCTTCACCTGCAAAAAATCTGACACTCGGACTCATCGGAATATTCACCCTGCTGATGGCTGTAGCCGGCGCTACCGGGTTGTGGGAAGACATTCAAAAATTATTTCAATCATAA
- the gltX gene encoding glutamate--tRNA ligase — MVVVRFAPSPTGPLHIGGVRTALYNYLFARQHNGRFILRIEDTDQARFVPGAEEYIIESLEWMGISFSEGVGAGGEKGPYRQSERAKIGLYKQYVDQLIANGKAYYAFDTPEELDAMREQLKDDSTDVQQYNHISRMKMKNSFTLSEAEVKERLQSGQPYVVRMNMPADESVTFQDVVRDTVTFHTSQLDDKVLIKSDGIPTYHLANVVDDHLMEVTHVIRGEEWLPSTPLHVLLYRAFGWEDTMPVFVHLPLLLNPTGKGKLSKRHGDKMGFPVFPVNWHDPESGTIFPGFREAGYDPDALLNFLALLGWNPGNDEEVMDVDRLTELFSLERIGSAGAKFDLDKLTWFNETYLRHRQPEELLPQVKTALQHAGIALPDDHFLTGMIGLMRERVKFVKEFATEAPYFFQAPTAYDEKMSKKWTAESAVLLTALAEKFEDLAEWTAEILHHVFQEFLAAREVGAGKVMAPLRLALTGTSSGPGVFEIAELLGKAETVKRIKTAVETIQV; from the coding sequence ATGGTAGTAGTCAGATTTGCTCCTAGTCCCACAGGACCGCTTCACATTGGCGGTGTTCGTACCGCATTATATAATTACTTGTTTGCCCGCCAGCACAACGGCAGGTTTATCCTCCGCATAGAAGATACAGACCAGGCGCGATTTGTTCCCGGCGCAGAAGAATATATCATCGAATCACTCGAATGGATGGGTATTTCCTTCAGTGAAGGCGTAGGAGCAGGCGGAGAAAAAGGCCCTTACCGCCAAAGTGAACGCGCGAAAATCGGCCTGTATAAACAATATGTCGACCAGTTGATCGCCAATGGCAAAGCCTATTATGCGTTTGACACGCCTGAAGAGCTCGATGCGATGCGCGAGCAACTCAAAGATGACTCTACAGATGTCCAGCAGTACAACCATATTTCCCGGATGAAGATGAAAAATTCTTTTACCCTGTCTGAGGCAGAGGTAAAGGAGCGTTTGCAGTCCGGGCAGCCCTATGTCGTGCGAATGAATATGCCGGCAGATGAATCGGTCACTTTTCAGGATGTGGTGCGCGATACCGTGACTTTTCACACCAGCCAGCTCGACGATAAAGTATTGATTAAAAGCGACGGGATACCGACTTATCACCTGGCCAATGTAGTGGACGACCACCTCATGGAAGTAACCCATGTGATACGGGGAGAAGAATGGCTTCCCTCGACGCCGTTGCATGTTTTGTTGTACCGCGCCTTCGGCTGGGAAGACACGATGCCCGTTTTTGTGCATCTCCCGCTCCTGCTCAATCCGACAGGAAAAGGAAAGCTCAGCAAACGCCATGGCGATAAAATGGGTTTCCCCGTGTTTCCGGTCAACTGGCACGACCCTGAATCCGGAACCATATTTCCCGGTTTCCGCGAAGCCGGTTACGATCCTGACGCATTACTGAACTTTTTGGCACTGCTGGGCTGGAATCCCGGTAATGACGAAGAGGTGATGGACGTAGATCGTCTGACCGAATTGTTTAGCCTGGAGCGGATTGGCAGCGCGGGGGCGAAGTTTGACCTTGACAAGCTGACCTGGTTTAATGAAACGTACCTTCGCCACCGCCAGCCGGAAGAGCTGTTGCCACAGGTGAAAACCGCGCTCCAACACGCGGGTATCGCGCTGCCGGATGACCATTTCCTCACAGGTATGATCGGACTCATGCGCGAAAGAGTAAAATTTGTAAAAGAATTTGCAACAGAAGCGCCCTATTTTTTTCAGGCACCCACCGCGTATGATGAAAAGATGTCGAAGAAATGGACTGCCGAATCAGCCGTTTTACTGACCGCACTTGCAGAGAAGTTTGAAGATTTGGCAGAATGGACAGCAGAGATCCTGCACCATGTTTTTCAGGAATTTCTTGCAGCAAGGGAAGTGGGCGCAGGTAAGGTCATGGCACCGCTACGGCTGGCACTAACAGGCACATCTTCGGGCCCGGGAGTGTTTGAAATTGCAGAATTGCTGGGAAAAGCCGAAACTGTAAAGCGAATCAAAACAGCTGTAGAAACAATTCAGGTATAA
- a CDS encoding ATP-dependent DNA helicase RecQ translates to MSHAAPIEILKKYWGYDEFRSLQLEIIESALQGRDTLALLPTGGGKSVCFQVPALCKEGLALVVSPLIALMKDQVERLNQMGIAATYVNSAMPRWQIDQKLQGAMDGKYKFLYLAPERIHSEIFRLRLPKMKINFLVVDEAHCISQWGYDFRPSYLEICKIREAIPHIPVIALTASATPQVQQDIVEKLEMKQVNAFSKSFRRDNLRYFVIEEENVAARILQIVQRTLGTGIIYARTRKLTEKIAALIQSKGIAAAAYHGGMKNSQRSQIQQDWIEDRTRVIVATNAFGMGIDKPDVRFVVHHNLPFDLESYYQEAGRGGRDGKTALAIAFLSPVDIAEMKRWSQDKYPTWEQLNHHYHQLCNYFQIPNSGNVSETHPLIMGELAPSVQIPALQLYNSLRLLNQEGIVEFNEDADDYGYIQFIARPEDVLHYKQSHPSLAALIDFMLRNLGGESYMQEVRFLPGFWAGKLQLTVEALQKQLDRLVLHNIIYYQAPTDLPTLRFHQPRHLLSKKALNWEKYQFLREQNDRRLKEMLHYIYEKEVCRSLMIQHYFGETSHTPCGKCDVCIGRNKTKVSDDEYTKIQAAIISFVKAGPQTYRDTINQVKTGTPAQREKVLRYLLDKEVILTDIWGNLTIRP, encoded by the coding sequence ATGTCGCACGCAGCACCCATAGAGATTCTTAAAAAGTACTGGGGATACGATGAATTTCGATCCCTCCAATTAGAAATTATAGAAAGTGCGCTGCAAGGAAGGGACACCCTGGCGTTGCTTCCTACCGGAGGTGGCAAGTCTGTCTGTTTTCAGGTTCCGGCATTGTGCAAAGAAGGCCTCGCACTGGTAGTTTCTCCGCTGATAGCCCTGATGAAAGACCAGGTAGAAAGACTCAACCAAATGGGTATTGCCGCCACGTATGTCAACAGTGCCATGCCCAGGTGGCAGATAGACCAGAAGTTACAGGGCGCCATGGATGGAAAATATAAGTTTTTGTATCTCGCGCCCGAACGCATCCATTCAGAAATTTTTCGCCTCCGGCTGCCAAAGATGAAGATCAACTTCCTCGTCGTTGACGAGGCACACTGCATCAGCCAGTGGGGGTACGATTTCCGGCCATCCTATCTGGAGATCTGCAAAATCCGGGAGGCGATCCCGCATATTCCGGTCATAGCCCTTACCGCCTCCGCTACACCGCAGGTGCAGCAGGATATCGTAGAAAAACTGGAAATGAAGCAGGTAAATGCCTTCTCCAAAAGTTTTCGCCGCGACAACCTGCGCTATTTTGTGATTGAAGAGGAAAATGTGGCCGCAAGAATCCTCCAGATTGTACAGCGAACCCTTGGCACAGGCATCATATATGCCCGCACCCGAAAGCTTACGGAAAAGATCGCAGCGCTGATCCAGTCCAAAGGGATTGCCGCAGCCGCTTATCACGGTGGGATGAAAAACTCCCAGCGCAGTCAGATTCAGCAGGACTGGATCGAAGACCGAACACGGGTAATCGTCGCCACCAATGCCTTCGGCATGGGGATCGACAAACCTGACGTGCGGTTTGTGGTGCATCACAACCTCCCGTTTGATCTGGAGAGTTATTATCAGGAGGCTGGCCGCGGAGGAAGAGACGGTAAAACTGCGTTGGCTATCGCGTTTCTTTCGCCGGTTGATATAGCAGAAATGAAACGCTGGAGCCAGGACAAATATCCTACATGGGAGCAGCTCAACCACCATTACCACCAGCTGTGCAATTATTTCCAGATACCCAATAGCGGGAATGTCAGCGAAACCCACCCGTTGATTATGGGTGAGCTGGCACCTTCGGTGCAGATTCCCGCATTGCAATTGTACAATAGCCTTCGCCTCCTGAACCAGGAAGGGATCGTGGAATTCAATGAAGATGCGGATGATTATGGCTATATACAGTTTATCGCACGCCCCGAAGATGTATTGCACTACAAACAATCCCACCCTTCTTTGGCAGCGCTTATTGATTTTATGCTCCGAAACCTCGGGGGTGAGTCCTATATGCAGGAAGTCAGATTTTTACCGGGCTTCTGGGCAGGAAAACTTCAGCTAACCGTGGAAGCGTTGCAAAAACAACTCGACCGACTGGTTTTACACAACATCATTTACTACCAGGCACCGACCGATTTGCCAACGCTCAGGTTTCATCAACCCCGGCATTTACTCAGTAAAAAAGCCCTCAACTGGGAGAAATATCAGTTTTTGCGAGAGCAGAATGACCGCAGGCTGAAAGAAATGCTGCACTATATTTATGAAAAAGAAGTGTGCCGGAGTCTGATGATTCAGCACTATTTCGGAGAAACCTCGCATACCCCCTGTGGCAAGTGCGATGTATGTATTGGCAGAAATAAAACCAAAGTTTCCGACGATGAATACACAAAAATACAGGCTGCAATCATTAGTTTTGTGAAAGCCGGGCCGCAAACTTACCGGGACACAATTAACCAGGTAAAAACCGGCACACCCGCCCAACGCGAAAAGGTTTTGCGTTACCTCCTCGACAAGGAAGTGATTTTGACAGATATATGGGGGAATTTGACAATAAGGCCATGA
- a CDS encoding DUF4197 domain-containing protein codes for MKKSISIWLLIFTLSFWGCDTLLQMAETGMANLDPTDTEIIGGLKEALANGAANSVSILSKSGGYLNDPLVKIPFPEEAQFAANTLRDIGLGSLVDEFEKLLNQGAEDGAKTALPIFKNAITSMSFADAKNILFGGENAATEYFKAKTRDDLVAAFSPHIKTSLDKVNATKAWEDVTTRYNAIPLVRKKVNTDIVNYATGKALDGLFLKLADEEKKIRMDPVARTSDLLKKVFNYADKEKSKQ; via the coding sequence ATGAAAAAAAGTATTTCCATTTGGCTCCTCATTTTCACCCTTTCTTTCTGGGGCTGTGATACCTTACTTCAAATGGCCGAAACAGGAATGGCTAACCTTGATCCCACAGATACTGAAATTATCGGCGGGTTAAAAGAAGCACTCGCCAATGGCGCAGCAAACTCGGTTTCCATTTTGAGTAAGTCCGGCGGTTATCTCAATGACCCTCTGGTGAAAATTCCTTTTCCCGAAGAAGCGCAGTTTGCTGCAAATACGCTCAGGGATATTGGTTTGGGAAGTCTGGTGGACGAATTTGAAAAACTCCTTAATCAGGGGGCGGAAGATGGCGCCAAAACCGCACTGCCTATTTTCAAAAATGCCATCACTTCCATGTCCTTTGCCGACGCAAAAAATATACTCTTTGGCGGTGAAAATGCAGCTACGGAATATTTTAAAGCCAAAACCCGCGATGACCTGGTTGCCGCATTTTCCCCGCATATCAAAACTTCACTGGATAAGGTAAATGCTACCAAAGCCTGGGAAGATGTGACTACCCGCTATAATGCAATTCCGCTGGTACGGAAAAAAGTGAACACGGATATTGTAAATTATGCAACGGGTAAGGCGCTTGACGGTTTATTTCTCAAACTGGCAGATGAGGAAAAGAAAATCCGTATGGACCCGGTTGCCCGTACATCGGATTTGCTAAAGAAAGTATTTAACTACGCCGACAAAGAGAAAAGTAAGCAGTAA
- a CDS encoding TPM domain-containing protein: MKICWLLSFILLCIPLYGQVPETPQNYVTDVAGLLSAEEEASLNQILASYEDSTTNQIFILLTRSLEGRIIEEVSLETAVRWGVGQKGEDNGLLISIFADDRQMRFEVGYGLEPFLTDYETQRIQQDDMIPFIKQGDYFHAIEAGINQSILILETPPKEPTEFELQQQTFYQYEDYPLWPPVRWENGYLWVHWGVFVVIILLGMYPAYLLFGLIAKMIGAELKTSWKRLVLLLALNALVFLAAFWLVDDTGFIFVFPRFGPVKVLWAVYALCFFWMPVLGIWLKMSKDIYQVKKKGVSNSGKKKSAFADFSVFEKIMYYIAYTLYGGMIWTNLVLFSIWGSNTWGVDGIFTFIIVNLFLFPFVFSLSLAFLGEGGTGGGSGSGSSWSSSSSSSSWSSSDSFSGGGGGDFGGGGSSSSW; the protein is encoded by the coding sequence ATGAAAATCTGTTGGTTATTGTCTTTCATCCTGCTTTGTATTCCTTTGTATGGCCAGGTTCCCGAAACCCCTCAAAACTACGTTACGGACGTGGCAGGGCTGCTCTCGGCTGAAGAAGAGGCCTCATTGAATCAGATTCTTGCCTCCTATGAGGATTCTACTACTAACCAAATATTTATTTTATTGACCCGGTCTCTGGAGGGCAGAATCATCGAAGAAGTTTCTTTGGAAACGGCAGTTCGCTGGGGGGTTGGGCAAAAAGGCGAAGACAATGGGTTGCTGATTTCAATTTTTGCCGATGACAGGCAAATGCGGTTTGAAGTTGGCTATGGACTCGAACCTTTTCTCACCGACTACGAAACGCAGCGGATTCAGCAGGATGATATGATTCCGTTTATAAAGCAGGGGGATTATTTTCATGCAATTGAAGCGGGAATCAATCAATCTATCCTGATACTGGAAACGCCACCGAAGGAGCCTACAGAATTCGAATTACAGCAACAGACTTTTTATCAGTACGAAGATTACCCTTTGTGGCCACCGGTAAGATGGGAAAATGGATACCTGTGGGTGCATTGGGGCGTTTTTGTTGTGATAATTTTACTCGGTATGTATCCTGCCTATCTTTTGTTTGGACTGATCGCAAAAATGATTGGGGCCGAATTGAAGACCTCGTGGAAGCGGCTGGTTCTGCTGCTGGCATTAAATGCACTTGTTTTTTTAGCTGCATTCTGGCTGGTCGATGATACCGGGTTTATTTTTGTTTTTCCCCGATTCGGACCAGTAAAAGTGTTGTGGGCTGTGTATGCATTGTGTTTCTTTTGGATGCCGGTGTTGGGGATCTGGCTCAAAATGTCGAAAGATATTTATCAGGTAAAGAAAAAAGGGGTCAGCAATTCCGGTAAAAAGAAATCAGCCTTTGCGGACTTCAGCGTATTTGAAAAAATCATGTATTATATCGCATATACGCTGTATGGGGGCATGATCTGGACCAATCTGGTATTATTTAGTATCTGGGGCTCCAATACCTGGGGGGTAGATGGAATTTTTACTTTCATCATCGTGAACCTGTTTTTATTTCCTTTTGTCTTTTCTCTGTCCCTGGCATTTTTGGGTGAAGGTGGGACTGGTGGCGGTTCGGGATCAGGCAGTAGCTGGAGCAGTAGTAGCTCAAGTTCTTCCTGGAGCAGCTCTGACAGCTTTAGCGGCGGAGGTGGTGGCGATTTCGGCGGTGGGGGAAGTAGCAGTAGCTGGTGA
- a CDS encoding nuclear transport factor 2 family protein, with translation MKPKFFLFASLIFLCHSFLQAQTLSSGDKTAIMAVFLDQEKAWNAGDVDRFMEGYWKSDSLTFIGSSGITYGWTQTRDNYKKRYPDRTAMGTLSFKILRLEKLDKNTAFLIGTFHLKREIGDLGGYFTLVWKKIKGKWVIVSDHTS, from the coding sequence ATGAAACCTAAATTTTTCCTTTTTGCTTCCCTTATTTTTTTATGTCATTCTTTCTTACAGGCGCAAACCCTTTCTTCCGGGGATAAAACAGCTATCATGGCTGTCTTTCTCGATCAGGAAAAAGCCTGGAATGCAGGTGATGTCGACCGGTTTATGGAAGGGTACTGGAAGTCAGACTCCCTTACGTTTATCGGTAGTTCGGGGATTACCTATGGATGGACACAGACGCGGGATAACTATAAGAAAAGATACCCGGACAGAACCGCTATGGGAACACTGAGTTTTAAGATTTTGCGGCTGGAAAAACTGGATAAAAATACGGCTTTCCTCATAGGCACCTTTCATCTGAAAAGAGAGATCGGCGATCTGGGCGGGTATTTTACGCTTGTGTGGAAAAAGATAAAGGGAAAATGGGTGATTGTCAGTGATCACACCTCCTGA
- a CDS encoding PQQ-dependent sugar dehydrogenase, whose amino-acid sequence MPRFSISKYRTKDILLCYIFIAGFIFSGCGDAEQSADTYAQDAETIAKGNLLFDNYCVACHNFQSTGIGPNLAGVTQKVSHDWLKSFIKNPTEVIQSGDERATQLFGQFKQYMPAFPMLGNEDIDALTAYLHTHKEKPATITRTDWGQPLTDPIQEKIPRADLTLIIKEFSQVPPTADEGQRARINKMAPLYDGSKRLFVHDLRGKLYELVQGKPHLFLDLAARKPEFIHTPGHGTGMGSFAFHPEYAKNGLFYTSHTENPATSSAADFSFADSIQRKVRWVLTEWKQENPASDKFAGSEREIMRVDMVTQIHGMQEIAFNPYARPGDEDYGLLFIGIGDGGSVGQKISFLVQNKSRIWGSILRIDPRGNNSKNGHYGIPPSNPYASDQDDNTSGEIYAMGFRNPHRFTWDPAHGGRMLGTCIGQNFLEELNIIVKGNNYGWPEREGTFRLDPSADIGKVYPLASDDSLAGYTYPVVQFDHDEALAISGGFVYQGKKVPALKGKYIFGGIVAGRIFMVDAASLALGKQAPIEELSLQLEDGKPALWPELTGNNITGHSRVDLRFGTDEDGELYLLTKADGKIYQISGQF is encoded by the coding sequence ATGCCCCGATTTAGCATTTCAAAATACAGGACAAAGGATATACTGCTTTGTTATATCTTCATTGCAGGTTTCATATTCTCAGGCTGCGGCGACGCTGAGCAATCAGCCGATACATACGCTCAGGACGCTGAAACTATCGCCAAAGGAAATTTACTTTTTGACAACTATTGTGTGGCGTGCCACAATTTTCAAAGCACGGGCATTGGCCCTAATCTGGCCGGTGTCACCCAAAAAGTATCTCATGACTGGTTGAAGAGTTTTATCAAAAATCCTACGGAGGTTATTCAGTCAGGGGATGAAAGAGCGACTCAGTTGTTTGGGCAGTTCAAACAATATATGCCGGCTTTCCCCATGCTGGGAAACGAAGATATAGATGCACTCACGGCATATTTACATACTCATAAAGAAAAACCTGCCACAATCACCCGTACAGATTGGGGACAGCCTCTGACAGATCCTATCCAGGAAAAAATTCCGCGCGCTGATTTGACCCTGATTATTAAAGAATTTTCCCAGGTTCCTCCAACAGCTGATGAAGGGCAACGGGCCAGAATTAATAAAATGGCGCCTTTATACGATGGGAGTAAACGCTTGTTTGTCCATGACCTCCGGGGAAAACTTTATGAACTGGTACAAGGCAAACCCCATCTGTTTCTCGATTTGGCCGCCCGCAAGCCTGAATTTATTCATACACCGGGACATGGGACGGGAATGGGAAGTTTTGCTTTTCACCCTGAATATGCAAAAAATGGGTTATTTTATACCTCTCATACGGAAAACCCGGCGACATCTTCGGCTGCAGATTTTTCATTTGCGGACTCCATTCAGAGAAAGGTGCGATGGGTACTGACCGAATGGAAACAGGAAAACCCGGCCAGCGATAAGTTTGCCGGAAGTGAAAGGGAAATTATGCGGGTCGATATGGTAACCCAGATTCACGGCATGCAGGAAATTGCGTTTAATCCGTATGCACGCCCGGGAGATGAAGACTATGGATTGTTGTTTATCGGCATAGGAGACGGGGGATCTGTCGGACAAAAAATATCCTTCCTTGTTCAGAACAAAAGTCGTATCTGGGGCTCCATTTTGCGCATAGACCCACGGGGAAATAACAGTAAAAATGGACACTACGGCATCCCGCCCTCCAACCCGTATGCTTCAGACCAGGATGACAATACCTCGGGAGAAATTTATGCCATGGGCTTCAGAAACCCGCATAGATTTACCTGGGATCCTGCCCATGGGGGGAGAATGTTGGGAACCTGCATAGGCCAGAATTTCCTCGAAGAATTGAATATCATTGTTAAAGGAAATAATTATGGATGGCCGGAGCGGGAAGGAACATTCAGACTGGACCCATCCGCTGATATTGGAAAGGTTTATCCGCTTGCCAGTGATGATTCATTGGCGGGTTACACCTATCCGGTCGTGCAGTTTGACCATGATGAAGCACTTGCCATCAGTGGTGGATTTGTATATCAGGGCAAAAAAGTGCCAGCGCTAAAGGGAAAATATATCTTCGGAGGAATTGTTGCCGGTCGTATTTTTATGGTAGATGCAGCCTCACTCGCATTGGGAAAACAGGCGCCTATTGAGGAATTATCATTACAACTGGAGGATGGGAAACCGGCTTTATGGCCCGAACTGACTGGCAATAATATTACAGGACACAGCCGCGTAGATCTGCGTTTTGGTACCGATGAAGACGGAGAACTGTACCTGCTGACAAAGGCAGATGGTAAAATATATCAGATTAGCGGACAATTTTGA
- a CDS encoding enoyl-CoA hydratase-related protein: protein MYNTLITEKKNYTLVIMLNRPQVLNALNRELLEELYAVIRDMKNDPEIKGVVIIGAGDKAFAAGADIAELKDLSADKAVEASKFGQMVFNEIENSPKPIIAAINGFALGGGCELAMACHMRIASGGAKFGQPEVKLGLLPGYGGTQRLVQLIGRGKATEMIITGDTIDADEALALGIVNYVTTRGELAEKCLEILRKAYQQSPLAIQYSLEAIAAGFNHANGLDKEAENFGKAITSYDGKEGTAAFVEKRKPNFRGE from the coding sequence ATGTACAATACCCTCATTACTGAGAAAAAAAACTATACCCTGGTGATCATGCTCAACCGTCCTCAGGTCTTAAATGCCCTGAACCGGGAGCTTCTGGAAGAACTCTACGCTGTCATCCGGGATATGAAAAATGATCCGGAGATAAAAGGCGTTGTGATCATTGGTGCCGGCGACAAGGCTTTTGCAGCCGGAGCAGATATCGCGGAGCTAAAAGACCTGTCGGCAGATAAAGCCGTCGAAGCCAGCAAATTTGGCCAGATGGTTTTTAATGAAATCGAAAATAGCCCCAAGCCCATCATCGCTGCAATCAATGGCTTTGCACTTGGAGGAGGGTGTGAACTGGCGATGGCCTGCCATATGCGTATTGCTTCTGGTGGTGCCAAGTTTGGTCAGCCGGAAGTAAAACTGGGGCTGTTGCCCGGATATGGTGGCACTCAACGACTGGTTCAACTGATCGGAAGGGGAAAAGCAACAGAAATGATCATTACCGGAGATACCATCGATGCTGACGAAGCGTTGGCATTAGGTATCGTCAATTATGTAACTACCCGTGGCGAACTGGCCGAAAAATGCCTGGAAATACTTCGGAAAGCCTATCAGCAATCCCCTCTCGCGATTCAATATTCGCTGGAGGCAATCGCTGCCGGCTTTAATCACGCCAACGGACTTGATAAAGAAGCCGAAAACTTCGGCAAAGCCATTACCTCTTACGACGGCAAAGAAGGTACTGCCGCTTTTGTAGAAAAACGCAAACCCAACTTCCGGGGCGAATAA